The proteins below come from a single Benincasa hispida cultivar B227 chromosome 4, ASM972705v1, whole genome shotgun sequence genomic window:
- the LOC120075514 gene encoding uncharacterized protein LOC120075514 produces the protein MVSLSGRILDHPFLLEQEGSNFLLKDIKKGQSILLSLTSATWLLESFRRLLYSSTFEFFLLKEKVDQNFMRLAKFRAKENWFVEFAVWPITGGRRNIHNIPFGNEKAGWQDFKEMIDRCIQHFKKSPALQSWDRVGYDVDAKGVST, from the exons ATGGTTTCACTCTCTGGCCGTATCCTTGATCACCCCTTCCTATTGGAACAAGAAGGATCCAACTTCCTTTTAAAAGACATAAAAAAAGGACAGTCCATTCTTCTCTCCCTAACCTCAGCTACTTGGCTTCTTGAGAGTTTTCGAAGGCTTTTGTATAGTTCCACCTTTGAGTTTTTCCTTCTAAAGGAAAAAGTTGATCAAAACTTCATGAGGCTTGCCAAATTTCGTGCAAAGGAGAATTGGTTTGTTGAATTTGCTGTTTGGCCAATCACAGGAGGAAGAAGGAATATCCACAACATCCCGTTTGGCAACGAAAAGGCAGGCTGGCAAGACTTCAAGGAGATGATCGATCGTTGCATCCAACACTTCAAAAAATCCCCTGCTCTCCAG TCATGGGATAGAGTTGGATATGATGTGGATGCTAAGGgagtgtcaacctag